Genomic window (Phragmites australis chromosome 21, lpPhrAust1.1, whole genome shotgun sequence):
GGCCAGGGCGAGGGCCTCGAGGGAGGCGGCGTCGTCGTGGGGGTCACCATGGGGAGGCACAATGTCGTCGTCGTTCGCCCCGAGAGCGGTGCGTTGACGTGCCGCGGAAGCCTTGCACGCTAGGGCGACGGCGGCCTTGCGCTCTCGTTCgagggcagcggcggcggcacgtACGCGAACCTGGGCGTCGGAGGCGGCCtgggcggcggcgtcggcggcatCGGTGAGGAGCGATCGATGGCGCTCTCTGTCGACGGCGGCTTCCTGAGCGGCGGTGGCGCGCTCGGCAGCAGCGGCGCGCTcggcgtcgccggcggcggcagtAGGGTCGGCCATGGTGGGATGGGTTAGGGTTTGGTGTGCGGAAGCGGTAAGTCACAGGAAAGAAGAATCACTGATACCATGAGAGCAAGATAAATTCACGGCGTAATCTGTTGATGGTATTACTCAGAGGTATGCATTACAATATATAGCCTAACCGAAGGAACAACGGAAGGCTGGGCGTGATAAACGCATACGCGTGAGTGCCGGCTCTAGGCATGCAAGGCAAGTGCATGCACGGCAGGATGAGTGCCATGCAAGGCAGGCTGGCAGGAGCGGCATGCATGGCATGCAAGGCAGGTACATGCGAGATACTTGCTAACAAATGTGACTAAGATATTTGCAAAATCTCAGTCACCCGAGAACTAGCAaatctctttttatttttatattttcttgtttgATCTACAACATGAGATTAGTTGGAATCGACAGTACTACAATAGTCTAGAGTATTTTTTTAACGTATGACTGATTTGGTacataattaataaataagtcACGGAATGATGGAAGACATGGTTACAAGCAAAATGGGTCACAGCTATTATAACCCATCGATGATAGTATTAGCATAAAtctgtaaagaaaaaaaaaggtacttCAATATGGAAGTGTTTCTCATGGTAATTCCAATTCTGGTGATATTATTTTCACATTATCTATCTATACAAATCTTTTACACACtagttgcaattttttaaatatgtgtGACTCAACAATCTCATACACTTTGGACGCATGGAAGTCAAACTCCTTTTGCATGTACAAACTCAACTAACCTTGTATGCATATGACTAAATAGGTACCTCATTGTGATAGATGATATATGGACCATACGAGCATGGGAGGCAATCCAATCCGTGTTGCCAGAGAACTACTGTGACAGCAGAATCATCGTGACCACACGGATAGACACTGTGGCCAAAGCATGCAGTCCTGCTAGTGTTAGCGGACATAACATCCATCATATGAAACCCCTCAAGCTCGAAGATGCCACGAAGCTGTTCCTCAGTAGAGCATTTGGCTCCGTGGATGCCTCTTGCCCTGTGGAGCTCAAAGATGTAATGGAAAGTATTTTAAGAAAATGTGGTGGGCTACCATTAGCTATTGTTAGTATTGCTAGCATTTTGGCCGCGTATACATCATCGGGAAGCAAAGATAAGTGGGAAACAATTTGCAAATCAATTGGTTCTCAGATGGAGAGCAACCCTACCCTCGAGGGGATGAAGCAGATAGTCACACTCAGCTACAACCACTTGCCTCATGAGCTCAAGGGCTGCATGATGTACCTTAGTATTTTCCCAGAGGATTATGAGATCAACACAACTCGGATCTTGTGTAGATGGATTGCCGAAGGATTGGTTTCGGAGAAGCGGGGGTTGACCTTGCTGGAGGTTGCAGAATCCTACTTGGACGAGTTGGTGAGTAGGAACATGATTCAACCACATTTCGGCTACAATGGGAAGGTAGAGTCTTGTCGGGTGCATGACATGCTCCTTGAGGTCATGGTGTCCAAGTCCCTGGAGTCTAACTTCGTTAGCCTTCTAGGAGGGCAATATGCAGGGATGTCCTATGATCGTATTCGTCGCCTCTCCATCCAGGGCGACGATAGAAGGCCCTTCGGTGTGGAGAAGAGACTCACTGACCCTCCTTCCAAGAAGAAGATGGTGGGACGTGCCTCGAGGCATGGTATCCAGGGGATGGATGTAGAGCATGTTCGGTCATTGAGCATGTTTCAGCTCAAGGAGCACAAGCTGCTCGATCATCTAGACAAGTTCACCCTGCTGAGGGTACTTGACCTGGAAGATTGTGAGGGACTAACAAATGATCATTTGAAGAATGTTTGCAGGTTATACCTACtgaagttcttgagcttgaagGGTACAAATATTAGCAAGGTGCCTCCTCAAGTAGAAAAGCTGGAGCACCTGCAGACGCTTGGCGTTGGTAACACGAACCTTGAGGAGCTACCAGAAACTGTGACCAACCTGGAGAAACTTGAGCACCTTGATTTCTACCACAAGACTAAATGGAGCGCTATGTGGAAGCTACCCCGAGGGCTCAGGAAGATGAAGGCACTGCGGGTGGTGACTTTATCACTTCTCGGTGATGACGTCCAAGTTGCCCAAGAGCTGGGTGACCTAGAACAACTACAAGAGTTGTGTGTCTACATCGACTCCCCCATAACTGACGAGGAGGTTCTTGAACAGCTTGCTATCTCCTTGAGTAAGACATACTCCCTCCGACGCCTCAACATAGGAGACATGGGTAATGGCAAGACACTGAACTTTCTCCAGCGCCTCCCTGTTCCCCCGCGGCTTCTCCGATACTTTAGGACCGCCGGTGCCATGGATAGGTTGCCCAGCTGGGTCGAGTCACTCACATACCTTGTTGAGTTTGACATGTCCTGGGCGGACCTTGTTGATGACCAACTGTTTGGCGTCCTATGTAAGCTGCCCAACCTGAAGAGCATCTGGTTGCAGCGGAGGTCCTACAGCGACAATGCTCTTGTTGCACGCACTAGCCACAACTTTCCGGCGCTCATGAACCTCAAAGTGACCTCTGATGCCGAATGTCCAAAAGTTTTCCAGTTTGAGGAAGGATCCATGTCAAAGCTCGAGACGCTTCTAATTAACTTCGCTGACAAGGAGGAGAAGAGCATCGTTGGCATCGAGCACTTGACCAGCCTGAAAGAAGTACTACTCACGGGTAACAGGTACAATCGTGCACTAGACCGTGCACTGGTGGAGCTGATGGCAGAGACTAAGAGGCGCCCCGAGTCCAATCAGTTCCAAGTTGTAGTGAAATACGAGTGATCGTCACATGTCGCCGATTTCTTTCTTTCGTCTGGACATGGAAGTTAATAATTCTGCTTGTTTATTTGTAGCTTGCGTTTctgcttttccttttttttaagccACTGCTAGCTTTTCCTTACATCCAGTGTATTTTCCAAATTCGATTCCCATTTAATTCGTCACGTGTGGTGTACTTGTTGTTGGAGATTTCGTTTCACAATAAAGCATATATGTTTCCGGCATATGGTTCTGACTTGATCAAGAGTGAAGGGGTTGTAAAAGCAATTGTGTGCATGGCACTGATGCTATCATATCAATCCACCTTTATCTTATCTTAtcttatataatataatatataaacACAGTAGATTGGCATTCAGCAAAGCAAGCaccaaaaaaatcctaaaatcaaggaaaattgagaaaaaaaaaaagagaaaaatcgTATAATAtgctataaattataaagagaaaaacaaaacgTCCAGCCCTTGAAACGGTGAACTCTTATTACTAGAACCAATGGATTAGATCCTACTTTAATCTCGGTCGAAGAATCCTACGGGCAAGTACATTGGTACACTCAACCGTCTCATAGTGTCTCATGTAATGCCACGTAGGATTTTTGATGatgtggaggagagagagggaggtgagaGAAAAATATCATTGTTTCGCGAAGCAATAGTCTTATAAGTTAAAATTTAGGATAATGAGACTACTCTCACACCATTGTACGAGTTGTCATTGCCATGCAACTAAAAAACATTCATTTATTCTATGCACAAATTAAGGGATTATGGAATTACTACGAGACAATAGAAAAGATAATCCATTGTAGGAGTTGTTTGTTCATTTGGCTCAAGATTACATGGCATGCATGAGACGGTCTATAAGACGACACCAATGTACTTGTCCTTAATAGGAAGGAAATCATAAATTGTTAGCTCTCACGTGTCCCGTGTAACAATGGGTCTCATATACACTAATACAGAAAccctcttcactgccggttttggagctggcagtgggtaacgggcagtgatagtcggggactatcactgccggctctggGGACCGGCACTGAAGTggggtatcactaccggctaaagGCTTTAGCTAGCAGGGCTTCCATGGGTATCATTGTCGGCTGGTGGTTTCGGCTGGCAGTATTTtgccccccccctcccctctcctccctgtcctccctctctctatcctccctctctcctcgatctctccatgtctctccctctcaatacatgcatacaatgaggcatatttaatgtaaatcaataatgaAGGCACCCTcgttaatacatagtaattcatgtcacacatatatacataatatttttcacAGATCACCCCccgaaaagtcggtcgagttgagccagtccagtatccctcttcTACCTCTTCCACAATGAAGACCGTGTCCCCGCACGAACGGCTGATGGTGTGTGTACGTCCGGGGACGCTgaggggccgatggtggtggagcggaggacccggccACTCCTGATCGACTGTAGAGTCTTCTTTCCTCCAGGCACGCCggcatgtcaaagacatcgtAGTCCGACGCCTAAACGccactacggtttgagccttcggcctcctccgcagcgcactgacgggccaccctctcgtgctCATCCACAGCGCACTGACgagccaccctctcgtcctcctcctcctgggcacgcttacgagACGCTGCTTCTTTCTCCTCGGCAGCAGACAgctgacgggccagcctctcgtcctcctcctcctgggcacgttTACGGGTAGCTTCTTCTTGCTCCGAAAGTAGGTCGAAGGCCACAATAGGATCCTCCGGACTAGGTGCACTGatgacatgcatacaatgagacacatatgtaatgtaaatcaataataaatacaccttcattaatacatagtaagtTATggcctttattaatacatagtaattaatgtccttcattaaaattGTGTCATTTAGCTATATGTAGGCCGTCTAACCCcctggtagacttcctccttgtcgcgtACTCTATGCTAGAAGGTACGGAGTGATCATTTGAAGGCCTCTGACGCGTCTTtggcatgatcggttcatgaaactcaccgtttgggttgataacatgttccatgaagaacccgACGATCTGGTCTTGAATGgtatgtatttctgcaggttgtaacacatTGTGCTTAGTttggagcgctgcgtttgaagaatcgaaaaattagtccttgaacacgtatagaaattgaaaagaaggcatcagTATGTAAtctcatacctcaagatcattgtgCTTGACATCATCTCCGTTGGGCCTAATACGTGAATGAAAGTCATAACATAAAACCCACAAAGATTGTTGCCTTGTGGTTGCCTCATACATTTCAAGAGGAATAGATTcgttagtggaatgaattgaacctttttatttaagAGAAAATGCAAGTCAGGGTTTTTCCCTACGTACTgcaaagtcggtttttacataaTACTcattcctgaatggaaagtggataataCTCTTTTTGCACTATCTTGTGTACGCCttgtacatgaatatgaataccaattaaacatAGATGCAATcgttgagaagattaaatgatcgactttacctgtttagcatgttgatgaggtgttggaaagtcgtctgatctctcttttgcgAGTCCAAGACaacaatcttgctcaagtccgggtggatgacaaggaggatccaatgaaagcagtaaattagtactagaattgagttgcccataaaagcagaACCCCCTGGCACGCAAgcacgtactcatagctgtagggtaagagtatgtatgtcttgtattggtggtgaaa
Coding sequences:
- the LOC133903872 gene encoding disease resistance protein Pik-2-like is translated as MENAAQSLVGNVGQLLGEEYRLLSGVGGEVAELRDDLATMNALLRMQSEADEGAVDHFVREWMKQLRELAYDAEDSIDHYKLRIKCLPGDGVRARLKHLFDTLFQRHGLAGKIRDLRTRAITISERHARYGINREALRRAPSLSAPPVRAVPASVPALRSANHPEHHQFVGIGTQADTMAEGVKASVEKERYLKVFSVVGFGGVGKTTLAVEVCRRLEAEFPYQAFVSVSQAFEPSRDLKALLKRGLQQVVKPKTDNEKGVKEEGALERMDDLDDKTLAEKLKHCLKGKRYLIVIDDIWTIRAWEAIQSVLPENYCDSRIIVTTRIDTVAKACSPASVSGHNIHHMKPLKLEDATKLFLSRAFGSVDASCPVELKDVMESILRKCGGLPLAIVSIASILAAYTSSGSKDKWETICKSIGSQMESNPTLEGMKQIVTLSYNHLPHELKGCMMYLSIFPEDYEINTTRILCRWIAEGLVSEKRGLTLLEVAESYLDELVSRNMIQPHFGYNGKVESCRVHDMLLEVMVSKSLESNFVSLLGGQYAGMSYDRIRRLSIQGDDRRPFGVEKRLTDPPSKKKMVGRASRHGIQGMDVEHVRSLSMFQLKEHKLLDHLDKFTLLRVLDLEDCEGLTNDHLKNVCRLYLLKFLSLKGTNISKVPPQVEKLEHLQTLGVGNTNLEELPETVTNLEKLEHLDFYHKTKWSAMWKLPRGLRKMKALRVVTLSLLGDDVQVAQELGDLEQLQELCVYIDSPITDEEVLEQLAISLSKTYSLRRLNIGDMGNGKTLNFLQRLPVPPRLLRYFRTAGAMDRLPSWVESLTYLVEFDMSWADLVDDQLFGVLCKLPNLKSIWLQRRSYSDNALVARTSHNFPALMNLKVTSDAECPKVFQFEEGSMSKLETLLINFADKEEKSIVGIEHLTSLKEVLLTGNRYNRALDRALVELMAETKRRPESNQFQVVVKYE